A part of Puntigrus tetrazona isolate hp1 chromosome 21, ASM1883169v1, whole genome shotgun sequence genomic DNA contains:
- the sptan1 gene encoding spectrin alpha chain, non-erythrocytic 1 isoform X8 has protein sequence MSKFLKPKLKKMDISGAKVLESAEDIQERRQQVLDRYRRFKELSVVRRQKLEDSYRFQFFRRDADELEKWIQEKLQIASDENYKDPSNLQGKLQKHQAFEAEVQANSRAIIKLDETGNLMISESHFASETIRTRLEELHRLWDLLLQKTKEKGVRLLQAQKLVQYLRECEDALDWISDKEAIATSEELGQDLEHVEVLQKKFEEFQTDLAAHEERVNEVNQAAGKLTQENHPEAELILKKQEEVNAAWQRLKGLAQQRQGKLFGAAEVQRFNRDVDETISWIKEKEQLMASDDFGRDLASVQALLRKHEGLERDLAALEDKVNTLGGEADRLQQTHPQNASQIHLKRDELITNWEQIRTLAAERHARLNDSYRLQRFTADFRDLTSWVTEMKALINADELANDVAGAEALLDRHQEHKGEIDAHEDSFKSTDEAGQALLNIGHYASEEVKEKLGILSEEKVSLLELWELRRQQYEQCMDLQLFYRDTEQVDNWMSKQEAFLLNEDLGDSLDSVEALLKKHEDFEKSLSAQEEKITALDEFATKLIQNNHYAKEDVATRRDALLSRRNALHERAQFRRAALEDSFHLQQFFRDSDELKSWINEKMKTATDEAYKDPSNLQGKVQKHQAFEAELSANQSRIDALQKSGQELIDGKHYASSEVSTRMDEVSSQWKKLLEATELKGIKLREANQQQQFNRNVEDIELWLYEVEGHLASDDFGKDLTSVQNLQKKHALLEADVAAHQDRIDGITIQARQFQEAGHFDADNIRKKQEALVARYEALKEPMAARKQKLSDSLRLQQLFRDVEDEETWIREKEPIASSTNRGKDLIGVQNLLKKHQALQAEISGHEPRIKAVTQKGEAMIDEGHFAGEDVKAKLQELHNRWDGLKGKAAQRRQDLEDSLQAQQYFADANEAESWMREKEPIVGSTDYGKDEDSAEALLKKHEALMSDLSAYGSSIQALKEQAEACRQQVAPTDDETGKELVLALYDYQEKSPREVTMKKGDILTLLNSTNKDWWKVEVNDRQGFVPAAYVKKLDPTQSSSRENLLNEQGSIALRQEQIENQYGTLQELGEKRKDMLEKSCKKFMLFREANELQQWINEKESALTNEEVGSDLEQVEVLQKKFDDFQKDLKANESRLRDINKVASELESEGLMAEEAPVVQAQQVEMLGSAPGKDEADSKGASPWKSVRLAVQTTANFNTIKELNNRWRALQQLAEDRSNMLGSAHEVQRFHRDADETKEWIEEKNQALNTDNYGHDLASVQALQRKHEGFERDLAALGDKVNSLGETAERLIQSHPEAVDDIQEKCTELNTAWSSLVGRADQRKEKLGNSHDLQRFLSDFRDLMSWINGIRGLVSSDELAKDVTGAEALLERHQEHRTEIDARAGTFQAFEQFGQQLLARGHYASPEIQQKLEALEQERADLEKAWVQRRMMLDQCLELQLFNRDCEQAENWMAAREAFLASDDKGDSLDSVEALIKKHEDFDKAINVQEEKIAALQSFADQLISADHYAKPEIFNRRNEVLDRWRRLKAQMIEKRSKLGESQTLQQFSRDVDEIEAWISEKLQTATDESYKDPTNIQLSKLLSKHQKHQAFEAELHANADRIRGVIDTGNALIQRGACAGSEDAVKARLNALDEQWQFLVNKSAEKSQKLKEANKQQNFNTGIKDFDFWLSEVEALLASEDYGKDLASVNNLLKKHQLLEADISAHEDRLKDLNGQADSLMASNAFDTSQVKDKRDAVNGRFDKIKSMAAGRRAKLNESHRLHQFFRDLDDEESWIKEKKLLVSSEDYGRDLTGVQNLRKKHKRLEAELGAHEPAIQSVLETGKKLSDDNTIGQEEIQQRLAQFVEHWRELKDLAAARGQRLEESLEYQQFVANVEEEEAWINEKLNLVGSEDYGDTLAAVQGLLKKHEAFETDFTVHRDRVNDVCSNGDELIKKENHNVENIMAKMKALRGKVSELERAAAQRKSKLDENSAFLQFNWKADVVESWIGEKENSLKTDDYGRDLSSVQTLLTKQETFDAGLQAFQQEGITNITALKDQLLAAKHVQSKAIEARHATLMKRWNQLLSNSAARKKKLLEAQEHFRKVEDLFLTFAKKASAFNSWFENAEEDLTDPVRCNSLEEIRALRDAHDAFRSSLSSAEADFNQLAELDRQIKSYHVVSNPYTWFTMEALEETWRNLQKIIKERELELQKEQRRQEENDKLRQEFAQHANAFHQWLQETRTYLLDGSCMVEESGTLESQLEATKRKHQEIRAMRSQLKKIEDLGAAMEEALILDNKYTEHSTVGLAQQWDQLDQLGMRMQHNLEQQIQARNTTGVTEEALKEFSMMFKHFDKEKSGRLNHQEFKSCLRSLGYDLPMVEEGEPDPEFESILDIVDPNRDGNVSLQEYMAFMISRETENVKSSEEIESAFRALSAENKPYVTKEELYQNLTKEQADYCISHMKPYLDSKGREIPSAFDFVEFTRSLFVN, from the exons ATGTCCAAGTTTCTTAAACCCAAACTGAAG AAAATGGATATCAGTGGAGCTAAAGTTCTGGAGTCAGCTGAGGACATCCAGGAGCGCCGTCAGCAGGTTCTTGATCGGTATCGTCGCTTCAAGGAGCTGTCTGTTGTGCGCAGACAGAAACTCGAGGACTCTTACCGGTTCCAGTTCTTCCGTCGAGATGCAGATGAGCTTGAGAAATGGATCCAAGAGAAGCTACAGATCGCCTCTGATGAGAACTACAAGGACCCCAGTAACCTACAG GGAAAGCTCCAGAAACATCAGGCCTTTGAGGCAGAGGTGCAGGCTAATTCTAGGGCCATCATTAAACTGGACGAGACTGGCAATCTCATGATATCTGAGAGCCACTTTGCATCTGAAACCATTCGa ACTCGTCTAGAGGAACTTCACCGTCTGTGGGACCTCCTGCTGCAAAAGACTAAAGAGAAGGGAGTGCGTCTCCTGCAGGCCCAGAAATTGGTGCAGTACCTCCGTGAGTGTGAGGATGCCCTGGACTGGATCAGTGACAAG gAAGCCATTGCGACCTCAGAAGAGCTTGGCCAAGACCTGGAGCATGTGGAGGTTTTGCAGAAGAAATTTGAAGAGTTTCAGACAGATCTGGCGGCCCATGAGGAGCGTGTGAATGAGGTGAACCAGGCAGCCGGCAAGCTAACCCAAGAGAACCATCCTGAGGCTGAGCTCATCCTAAAGAAGCAGGAAGAGGTGAACGCTGCTTGGCAAAGGCTGAAGGGATTGGCTCAGCAAAGGCAGGGAAAACTATTTGGAGCTGCTGAGGTGCAGCGTTTCAACCG GGATGTGGATGAGACAATCAGCTGGATTAAGGAGAAGGAGCAGCTGATGGCATCTGATGATTTTGGACGTGACCTTGCCAGCGTTCAAGCCCTGCTCCGGAAACACGAGGGGCTGGAAAGAGATTTGGCAGCCTTGGAGGACAAG GTAAACACTCTTGGCGGTGAGGCAGACCGTCTGCAACAGACACACCCCCAGAATGCCTCTCAGATCCACCTGAAAAGAGATGAACTCATTACCAACTGGGAGCAGATTCGTACACTGGCAGCTGAACGACACGCTCGGCTCAATGACTCCTACAG GTTGCAGCGCTTCACTGCAGATTTCCGTGACCTGACCAGCTGGGTGACGGAGATGAAGGCTCTGATCAATGCAGATGAGCTAGCCAATGATGTGGCTGGAGCTGAGGCCCTGCTTGATCGCCACCAAGAGCATAAG GGCGAGATTGATGCTCATGAGGACAGTTTCAAATCTACTGATGAGGCTGGGCAGGCTCTGCTGAACATTGGACATTACGCTTCTGAGGAAGTCAAGGAAAAG CTGGGCATCCTGTCGGAAGAGAAAGTGTCTCTTCTGGAGCTGTGGGAGCTACGCAGGCAGCAGTATGAGCAGTGCATGGACCTGCAGCTCTTTTACAGGGACACTGAGCAGGTCGACAACTGGATGAGCAAGCAAGAG GCTTTCCTGCTAAATGAAGACTTGGGTGACTCTCTGGATAGTGTTGAAGCTCTTCTGAAAAAACATGAAGACTTTGAGAAATCCCTCAGTGCACAGGAAGAGAAGATCACT GCCCTCGATGAATTTGCCACCAAACTGATCCAGAACAATCACTATGCCAAGGAAGATGTGGCCACTCGCAGAGATGCA CTGCTGAGCAGACGCAACGCTCTTCATGAGCGTGCTCAGTTTCGCCGTGCCGCCCTGGAGGACTCTTTCCATCTGCAGCAGTTCTTCCGGGACTCTGATGAGCTCAAGAGCTGGATCAATGAGAAGATGAAGACTGCCACTGATGAGGCCTACAAG GACCCATCCAACCTGCAGGGGAAGGTGCAGAAGCACCAGGCCTTCGAAGCTGAGCTCTCTGCCAATCAGAGCCGCATTGATGCACTGCAGAAGTCAGGCCAGGAGCTGATTGATGGAAAACACTACGCCTCCAGCGAGGTTTCCACCCGAATGGATGAAGTCAGCTCCCAGTGGAAGAAACTTCTAGAGGCAACTGAGCTTAAAG GGATTAAGTTGCGTGAAGCAAACCAGCAGCAGCAGTTCAATCGTAATGTAGAGGACATCGAGCTATGGTTGTATGAGGTGGAGGGACATCTAGCCTCTGATGACTTTGGCAAAGACCTGACCAGCGTCCAGAATCTTCAGAAGAAACATGCTCTGCTTGAGGCTGATGTGGCTGCTCACCAG GACCGCATTGATGGCATTACTATTCAGGCCAGGCAGTTCCAGGAGGCTGGCCATTTTGACGCTGATAACATCCGCAAAAAACAGGAGGCTTTAGTGGCACGCTACGAGGCTCTAAAAGAGCCCATGGCCGCTCGCAAACAGAAGCTGTCAGATTCCCTGCGCCTTCAGCAACTTTTCAGGGATGTGGAAGATGAGGAGACCTGGATCCGAGAGAAAGAACCTATTGCTTCCTCCACCAACAGGG GAAAAGACCTTATCGGAGTCCAGAACCTTCTGAAGAAACACCAGGCTTTGCAGGCAGAAATCTCTGGCCATGAACCCCGAATCAAGGCTGTTACTCAGAAGGGGGAGGCCATGATTGATGAAG gtcACTTTGCAGGCGAGGATGTGAAAGCTAAGTTGCAAGAGCTTCACAATCGTTGGGATGGCCTGAAGGGAAAAGCGGCCCAGCGTAGACAGGATCTGGAGGATTCTCTTCAGGCTCAGCAGTACTTTGCTGATGCCAATGAGGCTGAGTCTTGGATGAGAGAGAAGGAGCCCATTGTAGGAAGCACCGACTATGGCAAAGACGAAGACTCTGCAGAG GCTCTCCTAAAGAAGCACGAGGCACTGATGTCTGATCTGAGTGCATATGGCAGCAGCATCCAGGCCTTAAAAGAACAAGCTGAGGCCTGCAGA caacAAGTGGCCCCCACTGATGATGAGACCGGCAAAGAGCTGGTTCTTGCGCTATACGACTATCAGGAGAAGAGTCCTCGTGAGGTCACCATGAAGAAGGGTGACATCCTCACTCTGCTCAACAGCACCAATAAG GACTGGTGGAAAGTGGAAGTGAACGACAGGCAGGGCTTTGTTCCCGCAGCGTACGTGAAGAAGTTGGACCCGACTCAGTCTTCCTCTCGTGAGAATCTGCTAAACGAACAAGGCAGCATCGCTCTGCGACAGGAGCAGATTGAGAATCA GTACGGTACACTGCAAGAGTTGGGAGAAAAGAGGAAGGACATGCTGGAGAAGAGCTGCAAAAAGTTCATGCTTTTCCGTGAAGCAAATGAGCTGCAGCAGTGGattaatgagaaagaatcagcGCTTACTAATGAGGAGGTCGGTTCTGATCTGGAGCAAGTGGAAGTGCTCCAGAAGAAGTTTGATGACTTCCAGAAG GATCTGAAAGCAAATGAATCTCGGCTGAGGGATATAAACAAGGTGGCTTCTGAGCTGGAGTCTGAAGGACTGATGGCTGAAGAGGCTCCTGTTGTGCAGGcccag CAAGTAGAGATGCTGGGCTCAGCTCCTGGCAAG GATGAAGCAGATTCCAAAGGTGCATCTCCATGGAAG TCTGTTCGCTTGGCTGTTCAAACAACGGCCAACTTTAATACCATTAAG gAGCTGAACAACCGCTGGAGGGCCTTGCAGCAGCTGGCTGAAGACCGAAGCAACATGCTGGGCAGTGCTCATGAGGTTCAGAGGTTCCACAG GGATGCAGATGAGACCAAGGAATGGATCGAAGAGAAGAACCAAGCCCTGAACACTGATAACTATGGCCATGACCTCGCCAGCGTGCAGGCTTTGCAGCGCAAGCACGAAGGCTTTGAGAGAGACCTGGCTGCTTTAGGAGAcaag GTGAACTCTCTTGGTGAGACAGCAGAGCGTCTGATTCAGTCTCATCCTGAGGCTGTGGACGACATCCAGGAGAAGTGCACCGAGCTAAACACAGCCTGGAGCAGCCTGGTAGGTCGAGCTGACCAACGCAAAGAAAAACTGGGAAACTCTCACGACCTGCAGCGCTTCCTCAGTGACTTCAg AGATCTCATGTCCTGGATCAATGGAATCAGAGGGCTGGTGTCTTCAGATGAGCTGGCCAAGGACGTCACTGGAGCTGAAGCCTTATTGGAGAGACATCAG GAACACCGCACTGAGATCGACGCCCGTGCTGGCACCTTCCAGGCTTTTGAGCAATTTGGACAGCAGCTGCTTGCGCGTGGCCACTATGCCAGCCCTGAGATTCAACAGAAGCTGGAGGCTCTTGAACAGGAACGTGCTGACCTGGAGAAGGCCTGGGTCCAGCGCAGGATGATGCTGGATCAGTGCCTGGAACTGCAG CTATTCAACCGTGACTGTGAGCAAGCTGAGAACTGGATGGCagctcgtgaggctttcttggCCAGCGATGACAAGGGAGACTCCCTGGACAGCGTCGAGGCTCTCATCAAGAAACATGAAGACTTTGATAAAGCTATCAATGTGCAG GAAGAGAAAATTGCAGCACTGCAGTCTTTCGCTGACCAGCTAATTAGCGCTGACCACTATGCCAAACCTGAGATCTTTAATCGCCGTAATGAAGTCTTAGATAG GTGGCGCCGTCTCAAGGCTCAGATGATTGAGAAACGCTCTAAGCTGGGTGAGTCCCAGACGCTGCAGCAGTTCAGcagagatgtagatgagatcgAAGCATGGATCAGTGAGAAACTCCAAACCGCCACTGACGAGTCTTATAAGGACCCCACCAACATCCAG CTGTCCAAGCTGCTG AGCAAGCACCAGAAGCACCAGGCTTTTGAGGCTGAGTTACACGCTAACGCTGATCGTATCCGCGGGGTGATTGACACAGGCAATGCTCTCATCCAGAGAGGTGCCTGTGCTGGAAGTGAGGATGCCGTCAAG GCTCGTCTTAATGCTCTGGATGAGCAGTGGCAGTTCCTCGTCAACAAATCTGCCGAGAAGAGTCAGAAACTGAAGGAGGCAAACAAGCAGCAGAACTTCAACACTGGTATCAAGGACTTTGACTTCTGGTTGTCTGAG GTTGAGGCTCTTCTTGCCTCTGAGGATTATGGCAAAGATCTGGCCTCAGTCAACAATCTCCTTAAGAAGCATCAGCTTTTAGAAGCTGACATCTCTGCTCATGAG gACCGTCTGAAGGATCTGAATGGCCAGGCAGACAGTCTTATGGCCAGCAATGCCTTCGACACCTCTCAGGTCAAGGACAAGCGTGATGCCGTCAACGGACGCTTTGACAAAATCAAGAGCATGGCTGCTGGGCGTCGTGCCAAGCTGAACGAGTCGCATCGTCTTCACCAGTTCTTCAGGGATCTGGATGATGAGGAATCTTGGATAAA GGAAAAGAAGTTGTTGGTGAGCTCGGAGGACTACGGACGTGATTTGACAGGAGTACAGAATCTGAGGAAGAAACACAAGAGGCTGGAGGCTGAGCTGGGAGCACACGAGCCAGCCATTCAG TCTGTACTGGAGACTGGGAAGAAGCTGTCTGATGACAACACCATTGGACAGGAGGAGATCCAGCAGAGGCTGGCCCAGTTTGTGGAGCACTGGAGGGAACTGAAAGATCTGGCTGCTGCTCG tGGACAGAGGCTTGAGGAGTCGCTGGAGTACCAGCAGTTTGTGGCAAAtgtggaggaagaggaagctTGGATTAATGAAAAACTGAACCTGGTCGGAAGTGAAGATTACGGTGATACTCTAGCAGCTGTGCAG GGGTTGCTGAAGAAACATGAAGCATTTGAAACTGATTTTACCGTGCACAGGGACAGAGTGAACGATGTTTGTTCCAATGGAGATGAACTTATCAAAAAG GAAAACCACAACGTGGAGAACATCATGGCTAAAATGAAGGCCCTGCGTGGGAAGGTGTCAGAGCTGGAGAGAGCTGCAGCTCAGAGGAAATCAAAACTGGATGAGAACTCTGCCTTCCTTCAGTTCAACTGGAAGGCTGATGTGGTGGAGTCCTGGATTG GTGAGAAGGAAAACAGCCTGAAGACTGATGACTATGGTCGCGATCTCTCCTCGGTGCAAACTCTGCTCACTAAACAG GAAACATTTGATGCTGGGCTTCAGGCCTTCCAGCAGGAGGGCATCACCAACATCACAGCCCTGAAAGACCAGCTTCTGGCTGCCAAACACGTGCAGTCCAAGGCCATTGAGGCTCGTCATGCCACTCTGATGAAGCGCTGGAACCAGCTGCTGTCCAACTCAGCCGCCCGCAAGAAGAAGCTTCTAGAGGCCCAGGAGCACTTCAGAAAG GTCGAGGATCTATTCCTCACCTTTGCCAAGAAGGCTTCAGCCTTCAACAGCTGGTTTGAGAACGCTGAAGAAGATCTGACAGACCCTGTAAGGTGCAACTCTCTGGAGGAGATCAGGGCCTTGCGGGATGCCCATGACGCCTTCCGCTCCTCACTCAGCTCTGCAGAGGCTGATTTCAACCAACTGGCTGAACTTGATCGCCAGATCAAGAGTTACCATGTGGTCTCCAATCCATACACTTGGTTCACCATGGAAGCTCTAGAGGAGACCTGGAGGAACCTTCAAAAGATCATCAAG gAGCGAGAGCTGGAGCtacagaaagagcagaggagaCAGGAAGAGAACGATAAACTCAGACAAGAGTTTGCCCAACATGCCAATGCCTTCCACCAATGGCTGCAGGAGACCAG GACATACCTTCTGGACGG GTCCTGCATGGTGGAAGAATCCGGAACTCTAGAGTCACAACTAGAGGCGACTAAG CGCAAGCACCAGGAGATTCGTGCCATGCGCAGTCAGTTGAAGAAGATCGAGGATCTGGGAGCAGCCATGGAGGAGGCGCTGATCCTGGACAACAAATATACAGAGCACAGCACTGTGGGTCTGGCCCAACAGTGGGACCAACTCGACCAACTGGGCATGAGAATGCAACACAACCTGGAACAACAGATTCAAGCCAG AAACACTACTGGAGTAACAGAAGAGGCCCTGAAGGAGTTCAGCATGATGTTCAA GCATTTCGACAAAGAAAAATCTGGACGTCTCAACCACCAGGAGTTCAAGTCCTGCCTGCGGTCTCTGGGTTACGACCTGCCCATGGTTGAAGAAGGAGAACCAGACCCAGAGTTTGAGTCTATTCTGGACATAGTGGATCCAAACAG agATGGAAACGTGTCCTTACAGGAGTACATGGCTTTCATGATCAGCCGAGAAACAGAGAACGTGAAGTCGAGTGAGGAGATCGAGAGCGCTTTCCGTGCCCTCAGCGCAGAGAACAAACCTTACGTCACCAAGGAAGAACTCTACCAG AACCTGACGAAGGAACAGGCGGACTACTGCATTTCCCATATGAAGCCCTACTTGGACAGCAAGGGCCGTGAGATCCCATCAGCTTTCGACTTTGTGGAATTCACCCGCTCGCTTTTCGTCAACTGA